In Scomber japonicus isolate fScoJap1 chromosome 19, fScoJap1.pri, whole genome shotgun sequence, a single genomic region encodes these proteins:
- the nudcd3 gene encoding nudC domain-containing protein 3 has protein sequence MASPLQMTEMYDNALLGILQHAGNIQDFLHIYFGFLYRKTDFYRLLSSPNDKMGFPPGVAEKMVLKAFKLFEKVADHDRERHMSELQKRDESKSVVPPPAVQELEIQSESQEEETRGPRAEAGAEQTESSAVSAPPAATARPQSGSSSGASGVSVSSVSGVSTSGAAAGQSARGDQAAAAATKPTDEKEDKCQVESDSYNGAVREKYSWSQDYTDVEVRVSVPKTVVKGRQVSVSLQTGSVRVCVRDGAEEKTLLEGEFTHKINTENTLWSLEPGSCVVLSLNKASEVWWNAILKGEQEIDINQINRERSMATVDEEEHAVLDRLSFDYHQKLQGKPQSHEMMPKACPFYNSILFYGSRCNGS, from the exons ATGGCGTCGCCGCTGCAGATGACAGAGATGTACGACAACGCGCTGCTGGGGATCCTGCAGCACGCTGGAAACATACAAGACTTTCTGCACATCTATTTTGGGTTTTTGTATCGCAAGACAGACTTTTATCGCCTGCTGTCGAGTCCCAACGACAAGATGGGTTTCCCCCCCGGTGTGGCGGAGAAGATGGTGCTCAAG GCGTTCAAGTTGTTTGAGAAGGTGGCGGATCACGACCGAGAGCGACACATGAGCGAGCTGCAGAAGAGAGACGAGAGTAAGAGCGTCGTTCCTCCTCCGGCGGTCCAGGAGCTGGAGATCCAGTCCGAGTCTCAGGAGGAGGAGACGCGAGGGCCGAGGGCGGAGGCGGGGGCGGAGCAGACGGAGAGCTCGGCAGTCTCGGCTCCTCCAGCAGCGACGGCCAGACCTcagagcggcagcagcagcggtgCTAGCGGTGTTAGCGTTAGCAGTGTTAGCGGTGTTAGCACTAGCggtgctgctgcaggacagTCGGCACGCGGAGATCAGGCAGCTGCAGCCGCCACAAAGCCAACAGACGA GAAGGAGGATAAATGTCAGGTGGAGTCTGACAGTTATAACGGAGCAGTGAGAGAAAAGTACAGCTGGTCTCAGGATTACACCGACGTGGAGGTCCGAGTGTCCGTGCCAAAGACCGTCGTTAAAGGCAGAcag gtCAGCGTCAGTCTGCAGACGGGCAgcgtcagagtgtgtgtgagagacggAGCGGAGGAGAAAACACTGCTGGAAGGAGAATTCACTCACAAGATCAACACGGAAAACACTCTGTGGAGCCTCGAACCCGGAAGCTGCGTCGTC CTGTCCCTCAACAAAGCGTCAGAGGTTTGGTGGAACGCGATACTGAAAGGCGAGCAGGAGATCGACATAAACCAGATCAACCGCGAGCGCTCCATGGCGACGGTGGACGAGGAGGAGCACGCCGTCCTCGACAGACTCTCCTTCGACTACCATCAGAAGCTGCAGGGGAAGCCACAGAGTCATGAAATG ATGCCCAAAGCATGCCCTTTTTACAACTCTATTCTCTTCTATGGGAGCAGGTGCAACGGTTcttaa